The sequence GGGATCAATATCTTATTTGATGAGAGATGCTCAATGGCAGAAACTGTCTTGACAGTTCCTGATGACTCGAATTCTAAGAAGACATTCTTTCCTCTCAGGGAACAGAAATGAATGGACTCCCCGCAACGCGGGGAGTCTCCAGCAGGCGGCAGTAAATGTAAGACTCTTCATGTGAGTAGAGAACACACGAAACAGGAAACAACGGCTCCGTACGGCTTCCGTATTACAAAAACAGGCCGCGTCCTGGACTACGGGTGTCGAGAGAGGGTCATGTAGCGCAGCAACTTCCGGACGTGTCTCCAGTTTTTCCTGCGCTCTCGTAGAGAAGCGTGTGCCAGTGCTTAGCGCGTTTGGAAGCCATTGGAGGCCTGGCCTGCGGCTGCACTGATCTGAGAGCGCGGCCGCAGGTGCATGGAGAGTTCCCCGGAGGAGGAGGCGCCCGCGGCGGCGCGGGCTGCTGTGCTGAAGCCCAGCTCGGCGCTGCCCTTCGAGAGCGCCCAGGTCCGGGGCTACGACTTTAACCGTGGCGTGGACTACCGCGCGCTGCTGGAGGCCTTCGGCACCACTGGTTTCCAGGCCACCAACTTCGGGCGCGCGGTGCAGCAAGTCAACGCCATGGTGAGGCCGGGGGCGGGACTTCCTGGGTCGAGGGGGGTTTGGCTTCTCCGAGCACCAACGCAGTACAGTAGATGGAAGGGCGGGGCTCCCCTGGGGAAGGAGGCGTGTCCTTCGTTGGGGTGGCCCAACAGTTGGAGAGAGGCGGGGCCTAGCCGGGGCGGCGGTTTGTGTGTTGGGAAGGGGACGTTGCCACCCAGCAGCGACATCCTAGTATCCTGAGGTGATGGACACTGATTTTGGGTTGGGGCTGGCTACGTGTGAGTGCCCTGGAATGGGCGGAGCCTGAGGCAAGACGGTGAGATTGAGGGACGAATTGGAAAAGGAGCCTAAGTCAGGGCGGGGCCTTGGATTTGCTCTTCCTAGCGGGGAAGGGGGCTGGGTCCTGCTAAGATGCTTTCCGACTCCGGATGGGGGCAAAGCGTGATCGTGTGCCCTGAGAGCCGGGCTGTGACAGGGATGGAAGCTGCAGAGGGGTCTCGTGTTTCCTGGTTCCAGGTAGAAAAGGTCCCGTTTCCCTGAGTGGGCAGGGACTGGGGGTAGAGTCTGATTCTGAAAACCACTCGGGTCCTTGGGCTGGAGTTTGGGTCCTGAGGTTAACTCGACCCCACCCTTACATGTAGATAGAGAAGAAGTTGGAGCCTCTGCCGCAGGATGAAGACCAGCACGCAGACCTGACTCAGAGCCGCCGCCCACTCACTGGCTGTACCATTTTCCTGGGCTACACATCCAACCTCATCAGTTCAGGGATCCGTGAGACCATCCGTTACCTCGTAGAGCACAACATGGTGGGGAACCACTGGCGCTGTTGTCTTGGCCTCTCTGGGTCTAAATGGACAACACGATTTTTGGTCATTTTAGTGACATTGGGAGATATGAGTCAATTTTAAGCTGTGGGACAGGATTGAGTTTTGTTTTGCAGCAGAGCTTCCTGCAAGGTGACTAGATGAAAGTTGGGAGTTAGCAGTCCTGCCTacagtgagggcagggaccccaTTTCTGGGCCAACGTAACTGTTTTGTGGCTGCAGGTGGATGTTTTGGTGACTACAGCTGGGGGTGTGGAGGAAGATCTCATCAAGTGCCTGGCACCCACATACCTGGGCGAGTTTAGCCTCAGGGGAAAGGAGCTACGTGAGAACGGGATCAACAGGTGGGAAACCCTGAGCGGTGCTGGGCAGGGGAGCTAAGCTGAGGGACCTGGGGCCTGATGCCCATCTGCCTCCTGTCCCCAGGATCGGGAACCTGCTGGTGCCCAATGACAATTATTGCAAGTTTGAGGACTGGCTGATGCCCATTCTGGACCAGATGGTGCTGGAGCAGAACACAGAGGTGGGGCTGGAGCAACCTGGGGGGCCAGCATGGTGAGAGTCAGGGGAAGCACCGCTGGCTGAAGCTGGTATCTCCTCCTAGGGTGTGAAGTGGACACCGTCCAAGATGATCGCCCGGCTAGGCAAGGAGATCAACAACCCAGATTCGGTGTATTACTGGGCCCAGAAGgtgaggggctgggtgggggcaaAGATGCCAGGCCTTGGCCTCTGTTAACTTGTTTTATCTTCACAGCCACCTGAGGAGTCAATGCTGTTCTCATCATCTGCACTCTTAGACCAGGAAGttcagacccagagaggttaggcagtttgaggtcacacagctgttgaGTATAGTCCTGATATCCTGGGAATAGTTGGGGCAGTGCTTAGCAACCCTCCTGGTGTAGGGTCCCCTGCTCCTCAGAGGCTATGAGGCCCAGCAATCAGAAAAGTAACAAGAGCTCCCATTCTGTGTGTCAGGCTTGCtcttacatattttatgtgttttctcaCACACACCTCTACGTTGGAGGTACTGTTACCGTCATTTTAGattcaaggaaactgaggcccagagcagttcAGCACCTCACCCAGaacaggcagagggagggaaCGCTGCACCGGGTGCTGACTCCCACCACTGTCCTGCCCTCCCCCAGAACCACATCCCCGTGTTGAGCCCAGCGCTCACAGATGGCTCGCTGGGCGACATGATCTTCTTCCATTCCTACAAGAACCCAGGCCTGGTCCTGGACATTGTGGAGGGTGAGGCGCTGGGGCCggaggagcaggggaggagggctggCTGGGCCCAGGGCCTGACCACAGCGCTCTTCCCTAGACCTGAGGCTCATCAACACCCAGGCCATCTTTGCCAAGCACTCTGGCATGATCATCCTGGGCGGGGGAGTGGTCAAGCACCACATCGCCAATGCCAACCTCATGGTAAGCAGGGACGAGCACCTGGACCCTAGTGTGGGGGTGGCACTTGGGCCTGCTGTGCAGAGATGGCTGTGTGCTAGGCTTATGCCACGTGCTGGGGACACAGCTATGGGCTAGACAGGACAGGATCCCTGCCTTCCTTGGACTGACATCAAATCAGTTGATGGTTATTGCCATAGAGAAAATTGAGGGATGACAAGATGGCAAGAAAAAGAGGGTACTGTTCAATAAAGGGAAACTTTCTGGGAAATGTGACCCGGGAGCAGGTTTTTGGTAGGTGCCTCCTATGAGCTACGTGGTTGCCTTGGAAGAGTTCCCAGCGgagagaacagccagtgcaaaagcTTTGAGATGCCTGAAGTAAATCAAGGAACAGCTAGAAAGACTGTGAAGGGGAGAGTGGGAGGTGAAGTGGGGAGGTGACAGGCAGGACTTGCAGGGCCTTGAGGGCAGCCACTCAGGTGCTCACAGATGACCTGTGGCTACTGTGGGGGGAACAAATAGGGCCAGGACCAGGGTGGAGACCAAGGGGGTTCAGAGGTCTTCTGAAGGTAGAGCTGGGAGTAGCTCCCTCTGAGCAGATGTGGGAAGACTGTTGCTACCTAGGAGGTGGGTCTGGGGCAACACTGCCCATCTGCCCAGCAACCTTGTAACCCCTCACTCTGCCTAGGCATTCATGTTGGGGCTCCTCCCTTCATCCAGGACAAATGGCTCAGTCTCTCTAGCTGCAGTgccctctttgtgtgtgtgtgtctgtgtgtgtgtccatcctgGCTGACCGcctgctctgcccctccccacagcGGAATGGAGCCGACTATGCTGTTTACATCAACACAGCCCAGGAGTTTGATGGCTCCGACTCTGGTGCCCGGCCGGACGAAGCTGTGTCTTGGGGCAAAATTCGGGTGCATGCACAGCCTGTCAAGGTGAGGGCCAGCTCGCAGGCTTGGGCATGGTGTCTCCCAGGTTGCGACTCAGGTGCTCACAGGCGCCCTGTGGCTGCTATGGGGGGAACAAGTGGGGCCTGGACCAGGGTGGAGACCAAGGCGGGCGGACAGGGGGTTGGGTTCCGAGGTCTTCTGCAGTTAGAGTTGGGAGCAGCTCCCTCTGAACTCCTGGGTCCTGTCCTCAGGTCTATGCTGACGCCTCCCTGGTCTTCCCCCTGCTCGTGGCTGAAACCTTTGCCCAGAAGGTAGATGCCTTCATTCCCAAGAAGAATAAGGACTGaacagctgcagccccagggAGGTCTCCCCGCCTCTATTAGTTTGCAGACCCAACTCCTCTCCAACTCCTTGGGCAGCAGCATGTCTACAATAAATGTTCTCAGAGGTCCTGCGCCTGCATCTGTGTCCGTGGTGGTGGGTCCCCTGGCTTCAGCCTGTGCCACTCTCGGCCTCGTAGGCCTCTTCCCGCCAGCACTGGACGCTGCCCCCCATGGCGGTCAGCAGGCAGGGCTCCGTGGGGTGGTAGGCCAGTGACTGTACCACACCGGGACCCACAGGCAGGGCCAGTGCCAGGGCACCCTGTGGAGCAAAGGGGTGGGGAGCAGTTAGTGAGCCCCGATCCCCTGACCTTCAGCTACCTGCCTCTCATGGCTTTCCAGACACTGCAAATCCAAAACTGAGCCCCTAGGTGGCTCCATCCTTTCAGGTGCTCAGGCCAAACTCTTGGGAGTCTTTCTCTCATACCTCACATCCCTTTATCAGTAAATCCTTTTGGTTCTGCCTTTAGCCCACGTCCAGAGGCCACCCATTTGTCTCTACCTTCATCACCACCACCTTGTTCTGAGCCCCTTATGTCTGGCTTTCAGCTTCCCTCCCCCACGGCCGCCATTGAGGCTCCCAGTTGGCAACCTCAGTGTTTGCACTTCAAACTTCATCACCCTGCAGATGCAGTGCCACATAAATGGTTTCTCAAGCAGGCCACGGTTCCTCTTTC comes from Rhinolophus ferrumequinum isolate MPI-CBG mRhiFer1 chromosome 18, mRhiFer1_v1.p, whole genome shotgun sequence and encodes:
- the DHPS gene encoding deoxyhypusine synthase isoform X1, whose translation is MESSPEEEAPAAARAAVLKPSSALPFESAQVRGYDFNRGVDYRALLEAFGTTGFQATNFGRAVQQVNAMIEKKLEPLPQDEDQHADLTQSRRPLTGCTIFLGYTSNLISSGIRETIRYLVEHNMVDVLVTTAGGVEEDLIKCLAPTYLGEFSLRGKELRENGINRIGNLLVPNDNYCKFEDWLMPILDQMVLEQNTEGVKWTPSKMIARLGKEINNPDSVYYWAQKNHIPVLSPALTDGSLGDMIFFHSYKNPGLVLDIVEDLRLINTQAIFAKHSGMIILGGGVVKHHIANANLMRNGADYAVYINTAQEFDGSDSGARPDEAVSWGKIRVHAQPVKVYADASLVFPLLVAETFAQKVDAFIPKKNKD
- the DHPS gene encoding deoxyhypusine synthase isoform X2, yielding MVDVLVTTAGGVEEDLIKCLAPTYLGEFSLRGKELRENGINRIGNLLVPNDNYCKFEDWLMPILDQMVLEQNTEGVKWTPSKMIARLGKEINNPDSVYYWAQKNHIPVLSPALTDGSLGDMIFFHSYKNPGLVLDIVEDLRLINTQAIFAKHSGMIILGGGVVKHHIANANLMRNGADYAVYINTAQEFDGSDSGARPDEAVSWGKIRVHAQPVKVYADASLVFPLLVAETFAQKVDAFIPKKNKD